The DNA region CAGTGTTTTTAAATTTACCCCGGTCTCTGAAAGGAAAGAGGATTCCCAAAGAATCTTCTTTGATGATTTTCTCTGTGTGACTAGATGTCAAATCCAGAGCCCCACCATTCACTGGGGCGGGAGACAAACCATTGGCAAACTCACTTGCCCCTGCTCTCTGCGGCTTCTCCTCGGCACTGGGTGACTTGTGGAATTCCTGGGTGCTGTTGGATGGGGACAGAGCCTGCATGGAGGAGGTAGACTCTGAGATAGCCGGGCTGCCTGCACTTTGGCTTTCCATGTCCCCACCCACTGAGGACGAATCGTTGGTCAGGACGTCCCCCTCGACTGACCCGTTCTCCACTGACTTCAGGCTGGCCTGCAGCTGCTCTGCCAGGCCGGCGTTGATCATCTTCATCTGATTTTCCAAAGCGGCAATGCTCGACATCTCTAGAGGCAAAGGCGAGGAAGACAGGCTGTCTTGGGACGCGTCTGCGGACTTGGGCGTGTCCGGGATGCTGCCCTCGGGACAGTCTTCCATGTTTTCATCAGAGAAGGTGTCTAAGtcatcaaaatttttctcatcaaAGGAGCCCGTGTCGGACTCCATGGACTCGGGGTAGCTGTCAGGGACCGGGGTGTTGGGGATCTGGCCCCCCATGTGCATTCGGATGTGCTGCTGTAGGACCACGGCGTTCGTGAACTTCTTCTGGCAGATGGGGCAGGAATGCTGGACTCTGAGCGGGGGCATAGCTCGATGGACGCTATAGTGGGTCTTCAGGTTCCCTTTCGTGGTGAAAGCCCGGCCGCAGATCTTACACTTGAAGGGCCTCTCCCCGGTGTGGGTGCGGTAGTGCATCTTCAAGGCGCTCTGACAACTGAGGACCCGGTGGCAGATGATGCACTCATTGGGGTCAGTGGCCTTCTTGTCAATGTTTTCGACCAGTTGCTGAAGCTTGGATGTCTCTGAGGCCTGGGCTGAGTCCAAGAGGCCCCCAAAAGGAAACTTCGCCTTGAACTGCTCCGACATGAGCGGCAACAGAGGGTTGGTGAAAGTCGAGGCACTGCCCGGACCGCCGTCAGACGCTAGGGAGCTCAGCACGCCGGCGTTCGGGGCTGGGGCCGAGCTGGGGGCCATACCGCTCTCTTCGCTTTTGCCGCGGGAAGGGGGCGCAGTGGGGCCTTCCGCTTCCTCCGGGAGCCCACCTGGGTTTCTCACGGCCGGCTCGGGGGCCCCGGAGTCGCTTGTGACGGAGCCCGGGGGGCTGGCGGCAGAATGGCTGATGGGGATGGGGGCTGGCTCTTCGGTCTTGATGAAGGGGGTGAGGTTCGGGAGGGTGGGGGGCAACGGCAGGCCGACAGAAGTGGTCAGGGTGGGCAGGACGGGTTTGGTGTCTAGCCAGCTGGTGACCGGCTTTTCTGGAGGGATGGACATGCCGTAGGGGATGCCGGTACTGGTGGGTATGTTGTCCAAATGCTCAGGCACGGGGTAGGGGTTCATCTGGATGTGAGGATACTTTTCTTTGTGGCGCTGAAAGTGGACTTTGAGGTTCCCCTTGGTGGAGAACCTGTTCCCGCAGATGTTGCACTTGAATGGCCTCTCTCCGGTGTGGGAGCGAAGGTGGATCTGCAAGGCACTGTCGCTCCCGAAGACCTTAGCACAGAACCTGCACTTGTGTTTGAAGAACGCCTCATCTGAAGCGCTCTTGGCTTCGAAGGCGGTGACATTTGGTGGCTTGCTTTTTCTTTGCTGGGCCAAGGCGGACAAGGGGTTTAAATCCTCTGCTGTCGTTCCAATGTTGGGCAAAGGGCTGGGGAAAACCGAGTTAGCGGGGGCCGGCTGAGGTAGAAGTGGATTAGATGCAGGACTCAACAGACTGCTTATTGCAAAAGCTGGTGAGGATGAGGCAGAGGCCGCGGGGTTGCTGGTGTGGGAGGCGCCCGCGCTCGAAGCCACTTTTTCCGAGGATGGGGTGGGAACTGCCGCCGCCAATATGTGAACGTTGGGGGAAGAGCCGCTGTGTGGGGGGGCAATGGTGTTGCCGGAACTGCTCTGAGGTAGCTGGATGGGGGGGAGCTGTTTCACACCGCTGATGCTGGCAGATTGGCTCGCGAGGCTCTGTGCTAACCCAGCTGCCGCAGCCAGCTGCTGAGATAAATGGGAACTGAGGGTGGACAAGGGGTTGGCAGATGTTCGTAAAGTACCTGGGGAAGGGCTGGAAGAGGTTGGCAGGTCTGCGTTCTGAGAAGCCAGCAGCAATATTTGGTGACGAATCTGTTCGATCAGTTGCAGCTGGtggatctgctgctgctgcagagCTAAGAGCTGCTCCATCAGGGCCGGGACGGCCAGCTTGCCCCCCGAGGCTCCACTGCACCTCGCTTCCTGGGAGAACTGGGCCACCGCCACCTTGGTGCTCTGGAGGTTCTCGATGATGACGTTGCTGTTGATCACGGAGAAGTTGCCCAGTGTTGTCAGGTCCCCGAGTTGAGGTAGAGAGGTTGTGATCGCTGAGGTACCTGCCccggagctgctgctgctgctgcagctaggGGGGACGCTGCCGTCCCCACCGCCGCTCAGGGGCCCACTGGTGCCTTTGGGAGCTGCCGGGGCCTCCACCTCCATGGACTCGTCCCTGGCCGGTGCCTGGGCTTCCGCCAGGTCGCTGCACTCTGCTTGCTCTGTTTTGTTAGACGTGTCATTCATTTGTTCCTGGGGATGATCAGGAGGGGGGCTGGGGCTTGAGAAGGTTTCAGGTGGGGAGGCTGGACTTTCATTTACGATGAGAACTAATTGATTTTTAGTACAGTTCTTCTTGTGGAGCAGAAGATCTGACAATTCGAAGAACTCGGCGCAGCACCGGCCGCAGACGTGGGCATCCTTGCTCTTAGTGGTGCGGTTGGGTTGAcccttctctgtgtctcctgcaaacATGAAAAGGAGCAGGGTTAGCAACGAAGTCAGGACACCCAGAGTCATCCAGGActtcaaaaaaagagagaatggggGTGGATCAACTCTTTCCTCCCTGTGAAACTCAGAAAACTGTGGCCCCAGAAAACCAATCAATATTCCTTAAGAACGTTCTTGATTAAATGTTAAGGCTGTTGGAGGACTCCCTATCAATCTGGTATCTCCGAGAGCCGCGGCCTTCAGGTAAtccatcaaaatataaaatactatgaACTGCAGACATTGGTGCATAATGAAATTCCATAGCAAAATATTGATTTCCAATATTTTATACACCTTATTGTCTACTCGTCCATCCAGAGAGGGTCCAGCCACCATCCTGAGGACTTATTAGGCTCTTGAGCTTCTGTCAACCTTATTCATTTTCACCTGATTCAAAGATATCTGTGACAGTTTGTTCTGTCACTAAACTAATTTGTAGTCATTCAGGTTCCAATCAGTGGttgacaaggggaaaaaaaaatggctatCACCAAGGTGAAGACTGACAACTTGAAAATCACCTCCAGACCCTACCTGGAACCTGAGCTACGTCTGATCCGTGACAAACACACTTTAGCCACATCAGTAACAAATCCTCTGGACACTCAAGACTCAGCTGAATACAAGAGAAAACaatgagacacagacacagacacagacacagacacacacacatgagaaacATAATGATCAAAATCCGTTGCAAGGCCTGCCTGGCACCTATATATCAGGCTGtggcatgtttatttttaaaattaaagaatgcAACTGGCTACCATCCCACTAATCAAGGAATATATGCCACTATGCTCCAAATGGCAACATTATGCCTGTAAATATTTCATCAAAAGTGCTCTTTCTATCTATAAAAACTGGCACAAGATTTACATTTCTGATTAAATATCAACTTAAAGAAAGATGTGCAGTTAAGGGGAAGTGAAGAAATAATTCTTGTTTTCTAGTTTGGAAATGCTTTGCAATTCTCCTTGTCTGAAATGCCTTTAAAAACAGTTTGCTCTTAACTGTTATCAATTGTTTAACAGATTGTCCCGAACCTTTCATTATAAAATCCCTTTATTTCATGTTTGTTTCCACTGGTTGCTCAGATTTCTTCTCACTAAGATCCATTtgtaaattaaacataaaaatctcCAACTCCAAGCTAACATCCTATTCAAAGACAGGATGGCGTCCCATTGTTTGCCCAGCATGGGGAACACCAACTTCTGTTGTACAAATGGTGTGTGGTCATCTCCGTaggctgtgaaaaaaaaaaaaaaactgtttaattCAAGGATTACCTCCCTGCATGCTTTTCTGCAGAACTGAATCAGATAATAGTTAGTTTCCATGACTTCCAAATTGAATCTCCCAGAAAacttgcaggggaaaaaaaaaactaatagcaAATATGAATAAATGCAAAATCAAAATGCCGCTTTTTTCGGTAAACTTGAGTTGAGTCAAAAGAGTCAGCCATTTGCCTCTTTgcagtaaacattaaaaaaaaaaaacacacaaaaaaacaaa from Cervus elaphus chromosome 4, mCerEla1.1, whole genome shotgun sequence includes:
- the SALL1 gene encoding sal-like protein 1, whose translation is MSRRKQAKPQHFQSDPEVASLPRRDGDTEKGQPNRTTKSKDAHVCGRCCAEFFELSDLLLHKKNCTKNQLVLIVNESPASPPETFSSPSPPPDHPQEQMNDTSNKTEQAECSDLAEAQAPARDESMEVEAPAAPKGTSGPLSGGGDGSVPPSCSSSSSSGAGTSAITTSLPQLGDLTTLGNFSVINSNVIIENLQSTKVAVAQFSQEARCSGASGGKLAVPALMEQLLALQQQQIHQLQLIEQIRHQILLLASQNADLPTSSSPSPGTLRTSANPLSTLSSHLSQQLAAAAGLAQSLASQSASISGVKQLPPIQLPQSSSGNTIAPPHSGSSPNVHILAAAVPTPSSEKVASSAGASHTSNPAASASSSPAFAISSLLSPASNPLLPQPAPANSVFPSPLPNIGTTAEDLNPLSALAQQRKSKPPNVTAFEAKSASDEAFFKHKCRFCAKVFGSDSALQIHLRSHTGERPFKCNICGNRFSTKGNLKVHFQRHKEKYPHIQMNPYPVPEHLDNIPTSTGIPYGMSIPPEKPVTSWLDTKPVLPTLTTSVGLPLPPTLPNLTPFIKTEEPAPIPISHSAASPPGSVTSDSGAPEPAVRNPGGLPEEAEGPTAPPSRGKSEESGMAPSSAPAPNAGVLSSLASDGGPGSASTFTNPLLPLMSEQFKAKFPFGGLLDSAQASETSKLQQLVENIDKKATDPNECIICHRVLSCQSALKMHYRTHTGERPFKCKICGRAFTTKGNLKTHYSVHRAMPPLRVQHSCPICQKKFTNAVVLQQHIRMHMGGQIPNTPVPDSYPESMESDTGSFDEKNFDDLDTFSDENMEDCPEGSIPDTPKSADASQDSLSSSPLPLEMSSIAALENQMKMINAGLAEQLQASLKSVENGSVEGDVLTNDSSSVGGDMESQSAGSPAISESTSSMQALSPSNSTQEFHKSPSAEEKPQRAGASEFANGLSPAPVNGGALDLTSSHTEKIIKEDSLGILFPFRDRGKFKNTACDICGKTFACQSALDIHYRSHTKERPFICTVCNRGFSTKGNLKQHMLTHQMRDLPSQLFEPSSNLGPNQNSAVIPANSLASLIKTEVNGFVHVTPQDSKDTPASHVPSGPLSSSATSPVLLPALPRRTPKQHYCNTCGKTFSSSSALQIHERTHTGEKPFACTICGRAFTTKGNLKVHMGTHMWNSTPARRGRRLSVDGPMTFLGGNPVKFPEMFQKDLAARSGSGDPSSFWNQYAAALSNGLAMKANEISVIQNGGIPPIPGSLGSGSSSPISGLTGNLEKLQSSEPSAPLAGLEKMASSENGTNFRFTRFVEDSKEIVTS